A single genomic interval of Ruminococcus sp. NK3A76 harbors:
- a CDS encoding DUF3789 domain-containing protein, whose translation MIKFMIGIMVGGTIGFFTAAILAVGKWGDEYEV comes from the coding sequence ATGATAAAGTTTATGATTGGAATAATGGTCGGTGGGACAATCGGTTTCTTTACCGCAGCGATACTTGCTGTCGGCAAGTGGGGTGACGAGTATGAGGTTTGA
- a CDS encoding HU family DNA-binding protein, with protein sequence MDTKEFTRELAERKGISEQTAYRYINTVMDTIRQLLAEGVEVKIGSFGKFTVVTDLEGNKTAMLCSAKSLKQAITAGEGIV encoded by the coding sequence ATGGATACAAAAGAATTTACAAGAGAACTGGCAGAACGCAAGGGTATCTCCGAGCAGACAGCTTATCGCTACATAAATACGGTTATGGACACCATAAGGCAGCTCCTTGCCGAAGGCGTAGAAGTAAAGATAGGTAGCTTCGGGAAGTTTACGGTCGTCACCGATCTGGAGGGCAACAAGACTGCTATGCTTTGCTCCGCCAAGTCGCTGAAGCAGGCTATAACTGCGGGGGAGGGGATAGTCTGA
- a CDS encoding DUF6198 family protein gives MQNKKDLIRGYALFLIGLFIASMGVAFSTKAGLGTSPVASVPYSVSLVSKLLTFGGWLNLLSVIQIITQVAVLKGKCNYAEIAVQTVLAFVYGYLTNLSVWLIRGITVSGYPMQFVFMLLGCVILALGIWVQFKGGVAMLPGEAMNRAISKVTGRRYENIKILFDILYIALSAVICLVFLGKLQGVREGSIIAAFAVGSIIKVYNKLFDKLTERKGER, from the coding sequence ATGCAGAATAAGAAAGACTTAATCAGAGGCTATGCTCTGTTTCTGATAGGGTTGTTCATAGCTTCTATGGGCGTTGCGTTTTCAACAAAAGCAGGGCTTGGTACATCACCTGTTGCATCAGTACCGTATTCGGTCTCGCTGGTTAGCAAGCTGCTGACCTTCGGGGGCTGGCTCAACCTGTTAAGCGTTATACAGATAATAACACAAGTCGCTGTGCTCAAAGGCAAGTGCAATTATGCGGAGATCGCTGTGCAAACAGTTCTTGCGTTTGTGTATGGTTATCTGACAAACCTTTCCGTCTGGCTGATAAGAGGAATAACTGTCAGCGGCTATCCTATGCAGTTTGTTTTTATGCTGCTGGGCTGTGTGATACTTGCCCTCGGTATATGGGTACAGTTCAAAGGCGGTGTGGCTATGCTGCCGGGCGAGGCTATGAACAGAGCGATAAGCAAGGTGACAGGCAGGCGGTATGAGAATATAAAGATACTTTTTGACATTTTGTATATTGCTCTTTCTGCTGTCATTTGCCTTGTATTTCTCGGAAAGCTGCAAGGCGTTCGTGAGGGCAGTATTATTGCAGCTTTTGCAGTGGGGAGCATTATAAAGGTATATAACAAGCTGTTTGACAAGTTGACTGAGAGAAAAGGTGAGCGTTAA
- a CDS encoding helix-turn-helix domain-containing protein, with amino-acid sequence MADRRKREIVDAITELLKELIEQDENTAGAAEEKKETEPLEMLTVKECAEQIKGLTENTVRQLVKQDKLPHIRSGRGERGKILIKKSDLYECINKMTE; translated from the coding sequence ATGGCAGACAGAAGAAAAAGAGAAATAGTTGATGCTATTACAGAACTGCTCAAGGAGCTTATTGAGCAGGACGAGAATACAGCAGGGGCTGCGGAAGAAAAGAAAGAAACCGAGCCCCTTGAAATGCTGACCGTCAAGGAATGTGCCGAGCAGATCAAGGGGCTGACCGAGAACACCGTTAGACAGCTTGTTAAACAGGATAAGCTACCGCACATAAGAAGCGGCAGGGGAGAACGAGGCAAGATTCTTATCAAAAAGTCCGATCTCTATGAGTGTATCAATAAAATGACTGAGTAA
- a CDS encoding site-specific integrase — MANVRKRGNSYQITVSSGYDANGKKIAHTMTWKPDPDMGVRAINKELSIVAADFEKKFKNGQSLDSKMRLSEYVENYWLKRKEKEVEPTTYTRYKGMLKRILPALGHYRLENIQPGAIYAFYDDLYEEKREDIKYKPTELCREICRKDYTRPEFAEKCGIGVTATDSIRAGRNLNEKNAKAVSKALRFPLEDLFIPLEKQLSARTILHHHRVLSDILHNAVYDGLIIVNPCSRVRAPRVQQKEARYLDEEQAMQLLVKVNQKADKPFDVLIPLLLLTGMRRGEACGLEWQDIDFDKNLIHIMRSSLYLPEKGVFESTPKTISSKRVIHIDSDLAMLLQYHKRWQEEKAAELGSQWHNSGRVITTDCGKPINPGTVTKWFYKFVAENDLPDICLHSLRHTCATLLLAAHTPISAVAQRLGHSTSATTSRIYIHAIQSAEAQAAETLHNILPLPSADSLKKEA, encoded by the coding sequence ATGGCTAACGTCAGAAAAAGAGGCAACAGTTATCAGATAACTGTCAGCAGCGGTTATGACGCAAACGGTAAGAAAATTGCACATACTATGACTTGGAAGCCCGACCCCGATATGGGAGTAAGAGCGATAAACAAGGAACTGAGCATAGTCGCTGCGGATTTTGAAAAGAAATTCAAGAACGGGCAGAGCCTTGACAGCAAGATGAGGCTTTCCGAATACGTTGAGAACTATTGGTTAAAGCGTAAGGAGAAGGAGGTCGAGCCTACCACATACACACGGTATAAGGGTATGCTAAAAAGGATACTGCCTGCTCTTGGACACTACCGGCTGGAGAATATTCAGCCCGGTGCTATCTATGCTTTCTATGATGATCTCTATGAGGAAAAGAGGGAGGATATAAAGTATAAGCCAACTGAACTGTGCAGAGAGATTTGCAGAAAAGACTATACCCGACCGGAATTTGCAGAGAAATGCGGCATAGGAGTGACAGCTACGGATTCGATCAGAGCAGGCAGAAATCTCAATGAGAAAAACGCTAAGGCTGTTTCAAAGGCACTAAGGTTTCCTTTGGAAGATCTGTTCATACCGCTTGAAAAGCAGCTTTCGGCAAGGACAATACTTCATCATCATAGAGTGCTTTCGGATATATTACATAACGCAGTCTATGACGGGCTGATAATAGTAAACCCTTGTTCAAGGGTGAGAGCACCGAGAGTTCAGCAGAAGGAAGCAAGATACCTTGATGAAGAACAGGCTATGCAGCTTCTTGTCAAGGTCAACCAAAAGGCAGACAAGCCCTTTGATGTGCTTATACCTTTATTATTGCTGACCGGTATGCGCCGTGGAGAGGCTTGCGGTCTTGAATGGCAGGACATAGATTTTGACAAGAACCTGATACACATTATGCGGAGCAGCCTTTATCTTCCCGAAAAGGGAGTGTTCGAGAGCACACCCAAGACAATATCATCAAAGCGAGTTATTCACATTGACAGCGACTTGGCTATGCTGCTTCAGTACCATAAGCGGTGGCAGGAGGAAAAGGCGGCAGAGCTGGGCTCACAGTGGCATAACAGCGGCAGAGTGATAACAACAGACTGCGGCAAGCCGATCAATCCGGGGACTGTTACCAAGTGGTTTTATAAGTTTGTGGCGGAGAACGATCTGCCGGACATTTGCCTGCATTCCCTGCGTCACACCTGTGCGACACTTTTGCTTGCGGCACATACACCGATCTCGGCGGTCGCACAGCGGTTAGGACATTCAACGTCGGCAACAACGAGCAGGATATACATTCATGCGATACAAAGTGCCGAGGCTCAGGCTGCGGAAACTTTGCACAATATTCTGCCCCTGCCGAGTGCGGACAGCTTGAAAAAGGAAGCATAA